In Mauremys reevesii isolate NIE-2019 linkage group 16, ASM1616193v1, whole genome shotgun sequence, a single window of DNA contains:
- the IL17C gene encoding interleukin-17C has protein sequence MDSASVGVLCALLLLSLPAGQAQKRAKDHPRHHHHHCFSQEQLQAGELPTHFVSRTMKWDRYAPVQLVPHLEKMQQEGGQRRKRQVDGCPALQLQATVNSEPNERSLSPWRYRIDEDENRYPQKLAFAECLCTGCIDVKTGRETSSLNSVPMHQTMMVLRRKPCPHNASPGTFALEVDYIKVPVGCTCVLPRSSG, from the exons ATGGATTCAGCCAGCGTG GGGGTGCTGTgcgccctgctcctgctctcgCTGCCGGCCGGCCAAGCCCAGAAGCGGGCAAAGGATCACCcgcgccaccaccaccaccactgcttcAGCCAGGAGCAGCTGCAGGCCGGGGAGCTGCCCACCCACTTTGTGAGCAGGACCATGAAGTGGGACCGATACGCCCCCGTGCAGCTGGTGCCACACCTGGAAAAGATGCAGCAGGAAGGAGGCCAGAGACGCAAGCGCCAAGTAGATGGGtgcccggctctgcagctccaggCTACCGTCAACAGCGAGCCCAACGAGCGCTCCCTCTCTCCCTGGAGATACCG CATCGATGAGGATGAGAACCGCTACCCGCAGAAGCTTGCCTTCGCCGAGTGCCTGTGCACCGGCTGCATTGACGTCAAGACAGGCCGGGAGACGTCCTCACTCAACTCTGTGCCCATGCACCAGACCATGATGGTGCTTCGCCGCAAGCCGTGCCCACACAATGCCAGCCCTGGGACCTTTGCCTTGGAGGTGGACTACATCAAGGTGCCAGTCGGCTGCACCTGTGTCCTCCCCAGGTCCAGCGGCTGA